From a single Aspergillus puulaauensis MK2 DNA, chromosome 2, nearly complete sequence genomic region:
- a CDS encoding uncharacterized protein (COG:S;~EggNog:ENOG410PG9V;~InterPro:IPR040841;~PFAM:PF17648;~TransMembrane:2 (i27-45o51-73i)) translates to MSYITTVTERAHSFVAQTPALADRSRLLLAALPAGLIALLLPAAYRDYQSWLLLGPGGPPYNVFGWLLVKLLFDPLRREPFGTMLYDCKVESGEQASFLSNLPHRKGQRPAMGEFTVPQRQVNQRPSPEVRDKLMAAYGAFLERNAHIVDRVPSILERHTDAAHVCGHVPLTSVARQMKREICHVHGTSDYSLHVTLAPADCKRVIESGWGQRFPLAGSSVFRNVTFGRVSTIPTEYVLIYAPRDEEEIEVVIGILKAGVQYFTGLGDVK, encoded by the exons ATGTCCTACATCACCACCGTTACCGAAAGAGCGCACTCCTTCGTCGCTCAAACCCCCGCCCTCGCCGACCGCAGCCGCCTCCTGCTCGCAGCACTCCCGGCAGGACTCATCGCTCTCTTGCTCCCCGCAGCGTATCGCGACTATCAGTCATGGCTCCTTCTTGGCCCGGGCGGACCACCGTATAATGTGTTCGGCTGGCTGCTCGTGAAACTACTCTTCGACCCGCTGCGCAGAGAACCCTTCGGGACAATGCTGTACGATTGCAAGGTCGAGTCTGGCGAGCAGGCTTCGTTTCTATCCAACCTGCCGCATAGAAAAGGTCAACGGCCGGCCATGGGAGAATTCACTGTGCCCCAGCGACAGGTGAACCAGCGGCCGAGTCCTGAAGTTAGAGAT AAATTAATGGCCGCGTATGGTGCATTCTTGGAGCGGAATGCACACATCGTGGACCGTGTCCCCTCTATTCTAGAGCGCCATACTGACGCCGCCCATGTCTGCGGCCATGTGCCCTTAACGTCCGTCGCAAGGCAGATGAAGCGAGAGATTTGCCATGTCCATGGGACGAGCGATTATTCGCTGCATGTCACCTTGGCACCGGCTGACT GCAAACGCGTCATCGAGTCTGGCTGGGGCCAGCGATTCCCGCTCGCTGGATCGAGTGTGTTCAGGAATGTCACCTTTGGGCGGGTTTCTACGATTCCAACGGAGTATGTCTTGATCTATGCGCCgagggacgaggaggaaattgagGTTGTTATTGGGATTCTCAAGGCGGGGGTGCAGTATTTTACTGGCTTGGGCGATGTCAAATGA
- a CDS encoding catalase/peroxidase (COG:C;~EggNog:ENOG410PIB6;~InterPro:IPR000763,IPR002016,IPR010255,IPR019794, IPR019793;~PFAM:PF00141;~go_function: GO:0004096 - catalase activity [Evidence IEA];~go_function: GO:0004601 - peroxidase activity [Evidence IEA];~go_function: GO:0020037 - heme binding [Evidence IEA];~go_process: GO:0006979 - response to oxidative stress [Evidence IEA];~go_process: GO:0055114 - oxidation-reduction process [Evidence IEA]), producing MGECPVHNSQRANVGGGGTRNKDWWPNDLKLNILRQHTQVTNPYDKDFDYAAAFNSLDYFALKKDLEKVMTDSQDWWPADFGHYGGLFIRMAWHSAGTYRVFDGRGGGGQGQQRFAPLNSWPDNVSLDKARRLLWPVKQKYGSKISWADLLILTGNVALESMGFKTFGFAGGRSDTWEADESVFWGAEQEWFGNDIRYENGELDDPLAAAHMGLIYVNPQGPNGHPDPVAAAKDIKTTFGRMAMNDEETVALIAGGHTFGKTHGAGPGDQLDKEPHAAGLENQGLGWKNSFGTGVGRHATTSGIEVIWTKTPTKWSNQFLEYLFKYDWELTKSPAGANQWTAKDVEPFVPDAFDPNIKHPPRMLTTDLALRFDPEYEKISRRYLQNPDQLADAFSRAWFKLTHRDVGPRILYQGPEVPSEVFIWQDPLPSVSHPVIDTDDIAALKKAILASGVDHTNYISTAWAAASTFRGSDKRGGANGARIALAPQNNWKINNQPWLTQSLDALKTVQKQFNDAQSSSKRVSLSDLIVLAGSAAVEKAARDAGHDTSVNFIPGRADATQEQTDVESFNNLQPIADGFRNYGKGTSRVRTEDYLVDKAHLLTLSAPELTVLIGGLRVLNNNYDRSNLGVFTNRVGQLSNDFFVNLLDMGIEWKPTDASNEVFVGSDRKSGAAKWKGSRADLVFGSHAELRALAEVYGSADGEAKFVRDFVSAWEKVVNLDRFDLRRSNASPRTRSQL from the coding sequence ATGGGCGAATGTCCTGTCCACAACAGCCAGCGCGCCAatgttggcggcggcggcacaaGAAACAAAGACTGGTGGCCCAACGACCTCAAGCTCAACATCCTGCGCCAGCACACTCAAGTGACAAACCCCTATGACAAAGACTTCGACTATGCTGCCGCCTTTAACAGTCTAGACTACTTCGCCCTGAAGAAGGATCTAGAGAAGGTCATGACCGACTCCCAGGACTGGTGGCCTGCCGACTTTGGTCACTACGGCGGGCTCTTCATCCGCATGGCCTGGCATAGCGCTGGTACGTATCGTGTCTTTGATGGtcgtggcggcggcggccaggGACAGCAGCGCTTTGCTCCGTTGAACAGCTGGCCGGATAATGTCAGCTTGGACAAGGCTCGCCGTCTGCTTTGGCCTGTTAAGCAAAAGTACGGCAGCAAGATCTCCTGGGCCGATCTGCTGATCCTGACTGGTAATGTGGCGCTCGAGTCGATGGGCTTCAAGACTTTCGGCTTCGCTGGCGGCCGCAGCGATACCTGGGAGGCGGACGAGTCGGTCTTTTGGGGCGCTGAGCAGGAGTGGTTCGGCAACGATATTCGCTATGAAAACGGGGAGCTAGATGACcctcttgctgctgcgcaTATGGGTCTGATTTATGTCAACCCCCAGGGTCCTAATGGACACCCTGACCCCGTTGCCGCCGCGAAGGATATCAAGACTACCTTTGGTCGTATGGCCATGAACGACGAGGAAACCGTTGCCCTGATTGCCGGTGGACACACCTTCGGTAAGACGCACGGTGCTGGCCCCGGTGACCAGCTAGACAAGGAGCCTCACGCTGCTGGACTCGAGAACCAGGGTCTGGGCTGGAAGAACAGCTTCGGAACCGGTGTCGGCCGTCACGCAACCACCAGTGGAATCGAAGTCATCTGGACCAAGACCCCAACCAAGTGGAGcaaccagttcctcgagtACCTCTTCAAGTACGACTGGGAACTCACCAAGAGTCCTGCCGGTGCGAACCAGTGGACAGCCAAGGACGTTGAACCTTTCGTCCCTGATGCCTTTGACCCCAACATCAAGCACCCGCCGCGTATGCTCACAACCGATCTCGCCCTCCGCTTCGACCCCGAGTACGAGAAGATCTCGCGCCGCTACCTCCAGAACCCAGACCAGCTCGCGGACGCTTTCTCCCGCGCCTGGTTCAAGCTCACCCACCGTGACGTTGGTCCCAGAATCCTCTACCAGGGCCCTGAAGTCCCATCCGAGGTGTTCATCTGGCAAGACCCCCTGCCATCAGTGAGCCACCCCGTCATCGACACCGATGATATCGCCGCGCTCAAGAAGGCCATCCTCGCCTCTGGCGTCGACCACACGAACTACATCTCGACCGCCTGGGCTGCGGCCTCTACCTTCCGCGGCAGCGACAAGCGCGGCGGTGCCAACGGCGCCCGTATTGCCCTTGCGCCCCAGAATAACTGGAAGATCAACAACCAGCCATGGCTAACCCAGTCCCTGGACGCCCTGAAAACAGTCCAGAAGCAGTTCAACGACGCCCAGAGTTCCAGCAAGCGCGTCTCGCTGTCGGACCTGATCGTCCTcgctggatctgctgctgttgaaaAGGCCGCCCGCGACGCAGGCCACGATACCTCCGTCAATTTCATCCCCGGCCGCGCAGATGCAACCCAGGAACAGACGGATGTCGAATCCTTTAACAACCTGCAGCCGATCGCCGACGGGTTCCGAAACTACGGGAAGGGCACTTCCCGCGTCCGCACTGAGGATTACCTCGTCGATAAGGCACACCTGCTTACCCTCTCTGCACCAGAATTGACGGTGCTTATTGGTGGTCTCCGCGTGCTGAACAACAACTACGACCGCTCGAACCTGGGCGTGTTCACAAACCGCGTCGGGCAGTTAAGCAACGACTTCTTCGTGAACCTGCTCGACATGGGTATCGAGTGGAAGCCGACGGACGCGAGCAACGAGGTCTTCGTCGGCAGTGACCGCAAGTCCGGCGCGGCGAAATGGAAGGGATCCCGTGCGGACCTGGTCTTTGGATCTCATGCTGAGCTGCGCGCGCTTGCGGAGGTTTATGGTAGCGCTGATGGCGAGGCCAAGTTTGTAAGGGACTTTGTGAGTGCGTGGGAGAAGGTTGTTAACCTGGATCGGTTTGATTTGAGGCGCTCGAATGCGTCGCCGAGGACTAGGTCGCAGCTTTAG
- a CDS encoding uncharacterized protein (COG:Q;~EggNog:ENOG410PG6M;~InterPro:IPR043926,IPR027417,IPR003593,IPR010929, IPR017871,IPR029481,IPR003439,IPR013525,IPR034003;~PFAM:PF01061,PF00005,PF06422,PF14510;~TransMembrane:13 (o468-485i497-519o531-552i573-598o610-630i639-658o750-771i1163-1181o1193-1215i1235-1263o1283-1305i1317-1336o1436-1456i);~go_component: GO:0016020 - membrane [Evidence IEA];~go_component: GO:0016021 - integral component of membrane [Evidence IEA];~go_function: GO:0005524 - ATP binding [Evidence IEA];~go_function: GO:0016887 - ATPase activity [Evidence IEA];~go_function: GO:0042626 - ATPase-coupled transmembrane transporter activity [Evidence IEA];~go_process: GO:0055085 - transmembrane transport [Evidence IEA]) yields MRPPIVPGPELVHGIPHPPANHSYSESTTDNDNDNEETSEHVQDQIHDLARRMTSISVAGGGHILPKPTDDALDPNSPGFDAKKWVRAFYNNQTEALGGRPPNSAGLAFKNLNVFGQMAVAEHQRTVEDFLYGPFEIVRGFFGSAKKQRVDILQDLEGVVESGEMLCVLGPPGSGCSTLLKTIAGDTYGFQVADGSTLNYQGIGKEEIATAYKGEAIYTAEVDYHFPKLTVGETLYFAARARCPQRLAGHKHEYAEHLRDVVMAMLGISHTKNTVVGDDFIRGVSGGERKRVSIAEAILSYSPWQCWDNSTRGLDSANAVSFCRMLRLQSETFGGSVCVAIYQAPQEAYDLFDKVIVLYEGRQIFFGRTVEAKAYFEGLGFECPPEQTTPDFLTSMTSPSERIVKPGWEGKPPPRSPDEFAQAWRESQKRQSLVAEIEAFEERFPIGGDQSEKFRVARTEQKSNTLRAVSPFTLSLFGQFILNLWRSYRLLIADPWFWITLLLANLFESLVVSSIFYNMQQDSSSVFRRNLFIFYVLMINIWTAALEVLTLYSKRKIVEKHVRYALYHPSMEALASIAMDIPFKLVNAICINVTAYFIGNLRREPGPFFFFYLLAFTVTITMSMFFRFLASVTKTVSQALAPCAIVILGLMLYGGFIIPQSYLDDWIGWLRWINPLFYVQESLSLSEFVGRRFSCIDFVPSGPDYMDSSIPALGQVCSVEGSVPGEGFVDGSVHMDVMYGFVDSHRWRNFGIVVAMTVFLLGIHLIAVEVISSERSKGEILVFPRQVLKRKTQLRGCDEEKTPSSSVDVMTRGDTQSEVQGIAKQTSIFHWQDVCYTVKIKDETRTILDHVDGWVKPGTLTALMGVSGAGKTTLLDVLASRVTMGVISGRMLVNGQLRDSSFQRKTGYVTQQDLNLHTSTVREALQFSALLRQPARYTRQEKLDYVNDVIRLVDLDDCADAIVGHTGEGLNVEQRKRLTIGVELAARPELLLFLDEPTSGLDSQTSWAICDLMEKLTRNGQAILCTIHQPSAALFQRFDRLLLLAKGGRTVYFGEVGKGSSTLIDYFTRNGAPQFKTGTNPAEYMLDVVGAAKHGSTIDWPSIWKASPEYQGVRQELERLSRQGEGSPVESDPAALAEFAASFPVQLTQVTKRVFQQYWRTPSYIFSKSVLSLGSALFIGLSQVNGDVTKRGLFNQMLATYIFLFIFSQVVEQILPMFVSQRTLYEARERPAKAYSWVVFLAANIIVELAWNSLMAIFSFLFWYFPMGLYRNAEWTDAVHSRGITICLHMWIFFAFTSTFANMLIAGIETEQVAGAFLNFFFNIMFAFAGVLAGPTELPGFWIFMYRVNPFTYVIESFLGTALAGAPVTCKTSELVQFEAPAGMSCGEYMQSYIDAKGGYLVDNSASNCSFCGTASSDDFLEDMNMLFGNRWRDFGFMWAFCVFNVVAAVGLYWLMRVPKRVKE; encoded by the exons ATGCGTCCCCCGATCGTCCCCGGCCCAGAGCTGGTACACGGCATTCCACACCCCCCAGCCAACCACTCCTACTCTGAGAGCACGAccgacaatgacaatgacaatgagGAAACCTCGGAGCACGTTCAAGACCAGATCCACGATCTCGCGCGGCGGATGACCTCCATCTCTGTCGCGGGGGGCGGCCATATCCTGCCTAAACCTACGGACGACGCACTCGACCCTAACAGTCCGGGCTTTGACGCGAAGAAATGGGTGAGGGCGTTCTATAATAACCAGACGGAGGCTCTTGGGGGCCGTCCGCCGAACTCGGCGGGTCTTGCGTTTAAGAATCTTAATGTCTTTGGGCAGATGGCTGTGGCGGAGCATCAACGCACTGTGGAGGATTTCCTGTACGGCCCGTTTGAAATCGTGCGCGGCTTCTTTGGGTCGGCAAAGAAACAGCGCGTCGATATCCTGCAGGATCTTGAAGGTGTGGTGGAGAGTGGGGAGATGCTTTGCGTTCTTGGTCCTCCTGGGTCTGGGTGTTCTACTCTGCTCAAGACGATTGCTGGCGATACGTATGGGTTCCAGGTCGCCGATGGCAGTACCCTGAACTACCAAGGTATCggaaaggaggaaattgcAACGGCGTACAAAGGCGAGGCAATCTATACCGCTGAAGTCGACTACCATTTCCCGAAACTCACCGTGGGCGAGACGCTCTACTTCGCTGCTCGAGCCCGATGCCCGCAGCGACTTGCAGGCCATAAACATGAATACGCAGAGCATCTTCGTGACGTGGTTATGGCCATGTTGGGAATCTCGCATACCAAGAATACAGTGGTCGGAGACGACTTCATCCGCGGCGTGAGTGGAGGCGAGCGAAAGCGTGTGAGCATTGCAGAGGCTATCCTGAGCTACTCGCCCTGGCAGTGCTGGGATAATAGCACCAGGGGTCTTGATTCTGCGAATGCAGTCTCGTTCTGTCGcatgcttcggcttcagtcTGAGACTTTTGGCGGCAGTGTTTGTGTCGCTATCTACCAGGCTCCTCAGGAGGCATACGAT CTATTTGACAAAGTCATTGTGCTGTATGAAGGCCGCCAGATCTTCTTTGGCCGCACTGTCGAGGCCAAGGCATACTTCGAGGGCTTAGGGTTTGAGTGTCCTCCAGAGCAGACGACGCCGGATTTCTTGACCTCCATGACCAGTCCATCAGAGAGAATCGTCAAGCCTGGATGGGAGGGCAAGCCGCCTCCTCGCAGTCCAGATGAATTTGCACAGGCATGGCGCGAGAGCCAGAAGCGCCAGTCCCTCGTCGCCGAGATTGAAGCCTTCGAAGAACGATTCCCCATCGGTGGTGATCAATCTGAGAAATTCCGCGTTGCAAGAACAGAACAAAAGTCCAATACCCTCCGTGCTGTCTCGCCATTCACACTGTCTCTATTCGGCCAGTTCATCCTCAATCTCTGGCGCAGCTACAGGCTGTTAATCGCCGACCCCTGGTTCTGGAtcaccctcctcctggcCAACCTGTTCGAGTCCCTCGTCGTGTCCAGCATCTTCTACAACATGCAGCAAGACAGCTCCAGCGTATTCCGCCGcaacctcttcatcttctacGTCCTCATGATCAACATCTGGACCGCCGCCCTCGAAGTGCTGACTCTGTACTCGAAGCGCAAGATCGTCGAGAAACACGTCCGCTACGCCCTGTACCACCCCAGCATGGAAGCCCTCGCCTCAATCGCCATGGACATCCCATTCAAACTCGTCAACGCCATCTGCATCAACGTCACGGCCTACTTCATAGGTAATCTCCGTCGCGAACCGGgcccgttcttcttcttctatcTCCTCGCATTCACGGTCACAATCACAATGTCCATGTTCTTCCGATTCCTGGCCTCGGTCACAAAGACCGTCTCGCAGGCCCTTGCGCCTTGTGCAATCGTCATTCTGGGCCTCATGCTCTACGGCGGCTTCATCATCCCCCAGTCTTACCTCGATGACTGGATCGGGTGGCTCCGCTGGATAAACCCGCTGTTCTATGTCCAGGAGTCGCTCTCTCTAAGCGAATTCGTTGGCCGGAGGTTCTCGTGTATAGACTTCGTTCCTAGCGGTCCGGACTACATGGACAGTTCAATACCGGCCCTCGGCCAGGTTTGCTCAGTTGAAGGCTCTGTACCTGGTGAAGGTTTTGTGGATGGGAGTGTGCATATGGATGTGATGTATGGATTTGTGGATTCCCACCGCTGGCGCAACTTCGGGATCGTTGTTGCCATGACGGTCTTTTTGCTTGGGATTCATCTTATTGCCGTCGAGGTGATCTCGTCGGAACGGTCTAAGGGGGAGATTCTTGTCTTTCCGCGACAGGTTTTGAAAAGGAAGACACAGCTTCGTGGTTGTGATGAGGAGAAgacgccttcttcttctgtggatGTTATGACGAGGGGAGATACGCAGAGTGAAGTGCAGGGAATTGCGAAGCAGacttccatcttccactggCAGGATGTTTGCTATACGGTTAAGATTAAGGATGAGACGAGGACGATCCTGGACCATGTCGATGGATGGGTGAAGCCGGGGACGTTGACGGCTTTGATG GGGGTTTCTGGCGCTGGAAAGACAACGCTGTTGGACGTCCTCGCGAGCCGAGTCACAATGGGCGTCATATCCGGCCGAATGCTGGTAAATGGCCAGCTCAGAGACTCCTCTTTCCAGCGAAAGACCGGATATGTGACGCAGCAGGATCTGAACCTGCACACGTCTACTGTTCGTGAGGCACTCCAGTTCAGCGCCTTGCTGAGGCAGCCAGCGCGGTATACCCGCCAGGAAAAGCTCGACTATGTCAACGATGTGATTCGGTTAGTTGATCTGGACGACTGCGCTGATGCCATCGTCGGGCATACAGGCGAAGGCCTAAACGTTGAACAACGAAAGCGCTTGACTATCGGTGTTGAACTGGCAGCACGGCCagagctgttgctgttcctcGACGAGCCGACTTCAGGGCTTGATAGCCAGACGTCCTGGGCGATTTGCGATCTCATGGAGAAATTAACACGCAATGGCCAAGCGATTCTGTGTACAATTCACCAGCCTTCAGCTGCGCTCTTTCAGCGCTTCGACCGCTTGCTCCTGCTGGCCAAGGGTGGACGCACTGTGTACTTTGGGGAGGTTGGCAAGGGCTCCTCGACGCTTATTGACTACTTCACTCGCAATGGTGCGCCGCAGTTCAAGACCGGCACTAATCCAGCGGAATATATgcttgatgttgttggggCAGCGAAGCATGGAAGCACCATCGACTGGCCGAGTATCTGGAAGGCAAGCCCCGAATATCAGGGTGTCCGTCAAGAACTGGAACGTCTATCCCGTCAGGGAGAGGGAAGCCCTGTCGAGTCTGATCCTGCAGCTCTGGCGGAGTTTGCTGCCAGCTTTCCTGTGCAGCTTACCCAGGTCACGAAGCGTGTTTTCCAGCAGTATTGGAGGACGCCGAGTTATATTTTCTCCAAGTCTGTTCTTAGTCTTGGATCG GCCCTGTTTATCGGACTGTCCCAGGTCAACGGGGATGTCACCAAGCGCGGGCTGTTTAACCAAATGCTGGCAACAtacatcttcctcttcatcttcagtcAAGTCGTCGAGCAAATCCTGCCCATGTTTGTCTCTCAACGCACCCTATATGAAGCCCGCGAAAGACCCGCCAAAGCATACTCATGGGTCGTCTTTCTCGCCGCAAACATCATCGTCGAGCTGGCGTGGAACTCG CTGATGGCCATCTTCTCGTTCCTGTTCTGGTACTTCCCCATGGGCCTCTACCGGAATGCAGAATGGACAGACGCCGTCCATTCGCGCGGCATCACAATCTGTCTACACATgtggatcttcttcgccttcaccaGCACATTCGCCAACATGCTCATCGCCGGTATCGAGACCGAGCAGGTCGCCGGTGCattcctcaacttcttcttcaatatcATGTTTGCTTTTGCGGG TGTCCTCGCCGGCCCAACCGAACTCCCCggcttctggatcttcatgtACCGCGTCAACCCCTTCACCTACGTGATTGAGAGTTTCCTGGGAACAGCTCTCGCTGGCGCCCCTGTTACCTGCAAGACCAGTGAACTGGTTCAATTCGAGGCTCCGGCTGGGATGAGCTGCGGCGAGTACATGCAGTCGTATATCGACGCGAAGGGCGGGTATCTGGTGGATAATTCTGCCAGCAACTGTAGTTTCTGTGGGACGGCGAGCAGCGATGACTTCCTTGAGGATATGAATATGCTGTTTGGGAATCGCTGGAGGGACTTTGGGTTTATGTGGGCGTTTTGTGTGTTtaatgttgttgctgcggtggGGTTGTATTGGCTTATGAGGGTTCCTAAGAGGGTGAAGGAGTAA
- a CDS encoding pyrroline-5-carboxylate reductase family protein (COG:E;~EggNog:ENOG410PVD9;~InterPro:IPR028939,IPR036291,IPR000304,IPR029036, IPR008927;~PFAM:PF03807,PF14748;~go_function: GO:0004735 - pyrroline-5-carboxylate reductase activity [Evidence IEA];~go_process: GO:0006561 - proline biosynthetic process [Evidence IEA];~go_process: GO:0055114 - oxidation-reduction process [Evidence IEA]) has product MPSLQDSKLAFLGGGNMASAIIGGLLNQGINKQNITVSEPWEVNRNKIAELGVNTTTSNVAAGGEADLIILAVKPQVAKTVCEELSEAWSKRSTLPVVVSIAAGITLGSMQQWIRTADGRSAHLVRVMPNTPALVGEGASGLFASQDVTAEEKELVGALLQSVSKATEWVDKEELLDVVTGLSGSGPAYFFAMVEHLVASATALGLPAEQATRLATQTCLGAGRMMKDSPDTPTQLRKNVTSPNGTTHAALETFKELNFEEIVDKAVKAATSRAAELGNTLGKA; this is encoded by the exons ATGCCCTCTCTGCAAGACAGCAAGctcgccttcctcggcggAGGCAACATGGCCTCGGCCATCATTGGCGGCCTCCTCAACCAGGGCATCAACAAGCAGAACATCACCGTGTCCGAGCCATGGGAGGTCAACCGCAACAAGATCGCCGAATTGGGCGTGAACACGACGACTTCCAATGTCGCTGCCGGTGGCGAAGCCGACCTCATCATCCTGGCCGTCAAGCCGCAGGTCGCCAAGACCGTCTGCGAGGAGCTGTCTGAGGCGTGGTCCAAGAGGTCGACATTACCTGTTGTTGTCAGTATCGCTGCGGGCATTACTCTTGGGAGTATGCAGCAATGGATCCGGACTGCGGATGGCCGGAGTGCTCACCTTGTCCGCGTCATGCCCAACACCCCTGCGCTTGTTGGAGAGGGTGCATCGGGTCTCTTCGCCAGCCAGGATGTGACCgcagaggagaaggagcttgtGGGTGCTCTCCTCCAGAGTGTCAGCAAGGCTACGGAGTGGGTTGACAAGGAGGAATTGCTCGACGTTGTGACCGGGCTATCAG GATCCGGACCTGCATACTTCTTCGCCATGGTCGAGCACCTCGTCGCCAGCGCCACTGCTCTTGGCCTTCCAGCTGAACAGGCGACCCGCCTGGCAACACAGACCTGTCTCGGCGCCGGCCGCATGATGAAAGACTCGCCCGACACCCCGACGCAGCTGCGGAAGAATGTCACTAGCCCGAATGGAACAACACACGCCGCCCTGGAAACCTTCAAGGAGCTGAACTTTGAAGAGATTGTTGACAAGGCCGTCAAGGCTGCGACGTCTCGTGCTGCTGAGCTGGGCAACACCCTGGGAAAGGCCTAG